In a genomic window of Myxococcales bacterium:
- a CDS encoding LysM peptidoglycan-binding domain-containing protein, whose translation MRLGSLVLVAVLAMFLSFAVSADTEPALEPTGETGSVEVAPDWAEAEDTATDWVEVDDEFGADVVGEDVVAEVVVDVLAEDMPADEFAEQVESNELQPADEMSALESVPAEPAGEVAWDDFDDPDFNPGDPTPESADAPVAQAEADLAVDESAMSSIEIDGPILVVGGITLGPVAVDAEGRVGRIHTVVSGDTLWDVSNAYLGTAWVWPSVWKDNGDIQNPHLIEPGDRLWISSTEIRRISDAEADEFLAGAETDVDEYVEVAAEIPADVVEEEVPASDDEFTQMASTDDFEIPEMDQLPVGMPDEGEMGRGTGRTVRVSMRDNMGFISDAQLKASTIILGSPSDRLHLSLLDTIYFGLGEGEVEVGDEFTFFRNVTDVRSPSTNALIGYHVDVLGWAEVIEVTGESCVAVIRVSLAGTSIGDRVMPRSKLPSDIDVLFAEDGIEGEVAFLPANRTLMGTSDYVFVDVGAVQGVEIGTDLEVYDPGYEVDDKVRGQTVMTPDRVIADLVVVTVQEESAVAYVAHTRRELAVGDVVRGATRNFPEAF comes from the coding sequence AGTTGCGCCCGACTGGGCTGAGGCTGAGGACACCGCTACGGATTGGGTAGAAGTCGACGACGAGTTCGGCGCTGACGTCGTTGGTGAAGATGTCGTGGCTGAAGTGGTTGTAGACGTCCTCGCCGAAGACATGCCCGCGGACGAATTTGCGGAGCAGGTCGAGTCGAACGAGTTGCAGCCTGCCGATGAAATGTCCGCGCTCGAATCCGTCCCGGCAGAACCCGCGGGCGAGGTCGCGTGGGACGACTTTGACGATCCAGATTTCAATCCGGGCGATCCGACACCGGAGTCAGCGGATGCGCCTGTCGCGCAAGCGGAGGCCGATCTTGCTGTAGATGAATCCGCCATGTCGTCGATCGAGATCGACGGACCGATATTGGTCGTGGGCGGAATCACGCTCGGGCCAGTGGCTGTCGACGCAGAAGGTCGCGTGGGACGCATTCACACCGTGGTTTCCGGTGACACCTTGTGGGATGTCTCGAACGCCTACCTGGGCACCGCCTGGGTATGGCCCTCGGTCTGGAAAGACAACGGCGATATCCAGAATCCCCACCTGATTGAACCCGGGGATCGACTGTGGATCTCCTCTACCGAGATCCGACGCATCAGTGACGCTGAAGCCGACGAGTTCCTCGCAGGTGCCGAGACCGATGTGGATGAATACGTGGAAGTCGCCGCCGAGATTCCGGCCGACGTCGTCGAAGAAGAGGTTCCGGCCTCGGATGACGAGTTCACCCAGATGGCTTCGACGGACGACTTCGAGATCCCCGAGATGGATCAGCTGCCTGTGGGCATGCCGGACGAAGGTGAAATGGGCCGGGGAACCGGTCGCACCGTGCGGGTTTCGATGCGGGACAACATGGGCTTCATAAGCGACGCGCAGCTCAAGGCGTCGACAATCATCCTGGGCAGCCCCTCGGATCGACTCCATCTTTCTCTGCTCGACACGATCTACTTCGGACTCGGCGAGGGAGAAGTCGAAGTCGGTGACGAATTTACCTTCTTTCGCAATGTGACCGATGTGCGCTCGCCCAGTACCAACGCGTTGATCGGGTATCACGTCGATGTTCTGGGCTGGGCCGAAGTCATCGAAGTGACCGGCGAAAGCTGTGTTGCGGTGATCCGGGTGTCCCTCGCGGGAACGTCGATCGGTGATCGCGTGATGCCGCGTTCCAAGCTGCCCAGCGATATCGATGTCTTGTTCGCCGAAGATGGCATCGAGGGTGAAGTCGCGTTCCTGCCTGCGAACCGCACCCTGATGGGAACCAGCGACTACGTGTTTGTGGACGTCGGCGCCGTGCAGGGAGTCGAAATTGGAACCGACCTCGAGGTTTATGATCCCGGATACGAGGTGGACGACAAGGTCCGGGGCCAGACGGTCATGACGCCCGACCGCGTGATCGCCGATCTCGTGGTGGTCACGGTTCAGGAAGAAAGTGCGGTGGCGTACGTCGCGCACACACGCCGTGAACTCGCGGTCGGAGATGTCGTGCGCGGAGCGACCCGGAATTTCCCGGAAGCGTTCTAG